The Bacillota bacterium genome includes a window with the following:
- a CDS encoding CBS domain-containing protein: MTPKNSERFLDAFVRIEQHLRRVANRENWIGFSSLVDEVAKKDAAVRNYRIKLKEYADLRNAIVHERIDGRPIAEPHDETVLDIEHIASILLQPPRLAPSFLCEVTVCSPGDFIGTVAKTMVNNDFSQIPVYDNGQFRAMLTANTITRWIASELESGIGLLEEKPVEEVLEFQEDNEACHFVKKDDTIFDVLEIFEKDSRAGKSLSAIIITGSGSRSEKPIGILTIADHPRLLRAINYGQD, translated from the coding sequence ATGACTCCTAAGAACTCTGAACGGTTTCTAGACGCCTTTGTGAGAATTGAGCAACACCTTCGGCGTGTAGCTAACAGGGAGAACTGGATTGGGTTCTCTAGCCTAGTGGACGAAGTAGCCAAGAAGGACGCCGCCGTCCGGAATTACAGGATTAAACTCAAGGAGTATGCAGACCTCCGAAATGCCATAGTTCATGAGCGCATTGATGGTAGACCCATCGCCGAACCCCACGATGAAACGGTACTGGACATCGAGCATATCGCCTCTATTTTGTTACAACCACCGCGATTGGCGCCGAGCTTCCTGTGCGAGGTTACAGTCTGTTCTCCGGGAGACTTCATCGGCACCGTGGCCAAGACGATGGTAAACAATGATTTTTCTCAGATCCCCGTCTACGACAATGGTCAATTCCGAGCGATGCTCACTGCAAACACCATCACCCGCTGGATTGCCTCCGAACTGGAATCAGGAATCGGATTACTGGAGGAAAAGCCTGTTGAGGAAGTACTGGAGTTTCAAGAGGATAACGAGGCCTGTCACTTTGTCAAAAAGGACGATACGATATTTGATGTGCTGGAAATCTTCGAAAAGGACAGTCGTGCCGGAAAATCACTCTCTGCCATCATCATCACTGGGTCCGGAAGTAGGTCGGAAAAACCCATCGGCATTCTGACAATCGCCGACCATCCCCGACTGTTGCGGGCTATTAACTATGGTCAAGACTAG
- a CDS encoding helix-turn-helix domain-containing protein yields MAGVHLNEIIDRGFLERMLRSFSLATGLGAEIVDRNGVPVIQSPVGNSSRFCRLIRSTEEGNQLCLTSFREGGEQANMLGEPYIFRCHAGLIEWVAPITIDGNHIASITCGQVLMWKLDEIAWEELLSRTENLPMDREALLDAAKELQIVSGPRVQAAADLLFAVANQVMQSSSTTLKQRRELHHHQARLAEVIHERKQLEETLEKLQGRTSQSAYPFEKERELLGAVRFGERVRAKEILNDILGNILFVNAGNPEVVKARIIELLIMLSRAAVEAGASLQTLLTLNCHHLQEIQNIDPIEELCAWIVRVLDQFLDVIYETRNITTAKPLQQAIEYINDHHAEDLSLEVVAHAVQISPFYLSHLFTNELGITFLNYLTKVRIEKAKTLLLTTNMTVQEIAYAVGYNDPSYFTKVFKKLEGRTPTQYKG; encoded by the coding sequence ATGGCTGGTGTTCACCTAAACGAGATCATCGATCGGGGTTTCCTGGAAAGAATGCTGCGTTCCTTCAGTCTGGCCACGGGCTTAGGAGCAGAGATAGTGGACAGGAATGGTGTGCCCGTGATCCAAAGCCCAGTAGGAAACTCTTCCCGTTTTTGCCGGTTGATCCGCTCAACGGAAGAGGGAAATCAGCTATGTTTAACCTCCTTCCGCGAAGGCGGAGAGCAAGCTAATATGTTAGGCGAACCATATATTTTCCGTTGCCATGCCGGTCTCATTGAATGGGTAGCACCCATTACCATTGACGGCAACCATATTGCCTCCATCACCTGTGGACAAGTACTCATGTGGAAACTAGACGAAATTGCCTGGGAGGAACTACTAAGCCGCACCGAGAATCTACCGATGGATCGAGAGGCCCTCCTGGATGCAGCCAAGGAGCTTCAGATCGTTTCCGGACCAAGGGTTCAGGCTGCGGCGGATCTGTTGTTTGCCGTGGCTAACCAGGTTATGCAAAGCAGTAGTACCACATTGAAACAAAGAAGAGAACTCCACCACCATCAAGCCCGTTTGGCAGAGGTGATCCACGAAAGAAAACAACTGGAAGAGACTTTGGAAAAGCTGCAGGGAAGAACCTCCCAGAGTGCATACCCCTTCGAGAAGGAACGGGAACTATTGGGAGCAGTGAGATTTGGGGAGCGGGTCAGGGCCAAGGAGATCCTCAATGACATCTTGGGTAATATCCTTTTTGTCAACGCCGGTAACCCCGAAGTGGTGAAGGCCCGGATCATTGAACTGCTCATCATGTTGTCCCGGGCCGCAGTAGAAGCCGGTGCCAGCCTGCAGACTCTGCTCACCTTAAATTGCCATCATCTTCAGGAGATCCAAAACATCGATCCCATTGAGGAGTTGTGTGCATGGATTGTCCGGGTCCTAGACCAGTTTTTGGATGTCATCTATGAAACTAGAAATATCACTACGGCCAAACCGTTGCAGCAAGCCATCGAATATATCAACGACCACCATGCGGAGGATTTGTCCCTGGAAGTGGTGGCCCATGCGGTCCAGATCAGTCCCTTCTATCTCAGCCACCTCTTCACTAATGAATTGGGGATCACTTTCCTCAATTACCTTACCAAGGTACGCATTGAGAAGGCAAAAACACTACTACTCACCACAAATATGACTGTCCAGGAAATTGCTTACGCTGTGGGATATAACGATCCGAGCTATTTTACCAAAGTGTTTAAGAAGCTAGAAGGAAGGACACCTACACAGTACAAAGGCTGA